The sequence GGCCCAGCGGCACCGCAATCGATTTTACGCGGCTAAACCTCTTGCGGAAGAATATCACCGTCTCAGGCGTTGCGAGGATCTTATTGTGCCGCGCGCAGTGATCGGAATGCGCGTGCGAAACGAATGCGAAATCCCGCTTGCGCGTCGAATCGAGAGGAATGTCGACACCTTCTATTTCGATACCGCTGTTGAAGTGAATCATAAGTTGCTATTTCTCTGACGGTCCCAGTTTGTAGCCGATCATTCGAAGGAATCCCATGCGTTCCTGTTTGTGCTTGTCTGACTCGACACCTTTCGGTGCGAAACCATCGATCACACCCATCACACCGCGTCCCTGCTCCGACACCGCAACAATCACCTCGACCGGATTTGCCGTCGCGCAGAATATCCGACAGACCTCGACACAGTTTTTCAGATTATTGAGGACGTTGATCGGGAAAGCCTCTCGCATGAAGATCAAGAACGAATGTCCGCAGCCGATTTTCAGAATATTATCCTCGGCAGCCTTGATCAGTTCGGGATCGTTACCCGAGGATCTCACCAAACACTCCTGTGATGCCTCTGAAAATGCAACACCGAACTTGATCGCAGGCACCGAATTCACCATCACCTCGTGGATATCCTCGACACTCTTGATGAAATGCGTCATGCCGAAAATCAGATTTGTGTCAGAGGGAGCGACGATCTTGACAATTTCAGTTTTCATATCTCATTCCCTTCTCTTTCATCGAAACGAACTTAACTCAATTCGATTCATGAGGAGCAACGATTTGAATCGCTCTGATCGAATCGCCGACTTCTACGCGATCCACAACTCTCATTCCCGATGTCACCTGCCCGAACACGGTATATCGACCATCAAGGTGCGGCAGCGCGGTATGTGAGATAAAGAACTGTGAACCACCGGTATCTTTCCCGGAATGAGCCATGCCGACCGTGCCTCGTTCGTACTCTTTCCGATTCCATTCGCTTCGGATGCTGTACCCGGGGCCTCCCCAGCCATCGCCACGCGGGCAGCCATCCTGGATAACAAATCCCGGGATAACTCTGTGCCATATTCTATTATCGAAAAAGCCGCTTTCCGCGAGGTCCGCGAAGTTGCTCACAGTCTTGGGAGCAATATCATACAGCAACTCTATCTCAATCGTACCCCGGTTAGTCTCGATAACCGCTTTCGGATTGGATGCGTATCGTGAAAAAATGTCGTTGTAGGTCTGCCGGTTTATTTTGGAGGCGTATTCGCCGAGCGAGGACGTGTGGTCGATTCCGATTTTCATATACGCATTGATAGCCGCCTCTCTGACACGATAGTCCACATCGCCGAGCGCCCTGTTAAACACCTCCACCATAGCCGGATCAGGCGACAGACTGTCGACCCATTTGCCAAATTCCTGCACGACGGTCAGCCGAAGATCGGGGTTCCTGTCCGCGGAATGTTGCGAGAACACTCGCGCGACCGCGCCGACATAGTTCGAATCTTTGCGCTCCACTATCATGCTGATCGCGGTGATTGCGACGGTGAAATCGCGATCATCGAGTCCGTTCGCAAGATACGGTTGCAGATCGACATCCTTGAAATTGCGCATCGCCGATAACGCTTCACGTCGAACCACTCCTTCTCGATCTTT comes from Candidatus Zixiibacteriota bacterium and encodes:
- a CDS encoding adenosine-specific kinase translates to MKTEIVKIVAPSDTNLIFGMTHFIKSVEDIHEVMVNSVPAIKFGVAFSEASQECLVRSSGNDPELIKAAEDNILKIGCGHSFLIFMREAFPINVLNNLKNCVEVCRIFCATANPVEVIVAVSEQGRGVMGVIDGFAPKGVESDKHKQERMGFLRMIGYKLGPSEK